A stretch of Saccharothrix texasensis DNA encodes these proteins:
- a CDS encoding alpha-N-arabinofuranosidase, with translation MLNASLALNPDYVIAPVRRRLFGSFVEHMGRCVYTGIYEPGHPTADEDGFRGDVLELTREMGVELVRYPGGNFVSGYRWEDGVGPVSQRPVRRELAWHSLETNEVGVDEFVRWARKADVEVMYAVNLGTRGVAEALDVHEYMNHEGGTHLSDLRREHGSEKPHGVKLWCLGNELDGPWQLGHKTAHEYGRLAAETARALRQAEPDLELVACGSSSSSMPTFGEWESTVLELAYDEVDHISLHAYYEVLDGDVDSFLASAADMDHFIDSVVATADAVGARLKSKKKITLSFDEWNVWYMKRFQAEPRTEWEVAPRVIEDQYDVTDAVVVGNLLISLLRHSDRVAVACQAQLVNVIAPIRSEPGGPAWRQTTFHPFALTSRLARGQVLRVETSSPTYSTQRFGDVPVVDSVATHDEETGDTVVFVVNRHRSEPVDLTVALAAFGDVEVAEAWTVHDPDGSATNTEDDPDRVVPRPQTATIADGDLRVVLPPVSWTALRLTPTT, from the coding sequence GTGCTCAACGCCTCTCTTGCCCTCAACCCCGACTACGTCATCGCGCCCGTGCGACGCCGGCTCTTCGGGTCGTTCGTCGAGCACATGGGCCGGTGCGTCTACACCGGCATCTACGAACCCGGCCACCCGACCGCCGACGAGGACGGTTTCCGGGGCGACGTGCTGGAGCTGACCCGTGAGATGGGGGTCGAGCTGGTCCGCTACCCCGGCGGCAACTTCGTCTCCGGCTACCGCTGGGAGGACGGCGTCGGACCCGTCTCGCAGCGGCCCGTGCGCCGCGAGCTGGCTTGGCACAGCCTGGAGACCAACGAGGTCGGCGTCGACGAGTTCGTCCGCTGGGCGCGCAAGGCCGACGTCGAGGTCATGTACGCGGTCAACCTCGGCACGCGCGGCGTCGCCGAGGCGCTCGACGTGCACGAGTACATGAACCACGAAGGCGGCACGCACCTGTCCGACCTGCGCCGCGAGCACGGCTCCGAGAAGCCGCACGGCGTGAAGCTGTGGTGCCTGGGCAACGAGCTGGACGGCCCGTGGCAGCTCGGCCACAAGACCGCGCACGAGTACGGCCGGCTGGCCGCCGAGACGGCCCGCGCGCTGCGGCAGGCCGAGCCGGACCTGGAGCTGGTGGCGTGCGGCAGCTCCAGCTCGTCCATGCCGACGTTCGGCGAGTGGGAGTCCACCGTGCTGGAGCTGGCGTACGACGAGGTGGACCACATCTCGCTGCACGCCTACTACGAGGTGCTCGACGGCGACGTGGACAGCTTCCTGGCCTCCGCCGCCGACATGGACCACTTCATCGACAGCGTGGTGGCCACCGCGGACGCGGTCGGCGCGCGGCTCAAGAGCAAGAAGAAGATCACGCTCTCGTTCGACGAGTGGAACGTCTGGTACATGAAGCGGTTCCAGGCCGAGCCGCGCACGGAGTGGGAGGTCGCGCCGCGGGTCATCGAGGACCAGTACGACGTCACCGACGCCGTGGTCGTCGGCAACCTGCTGATCTCGCTGCTGCGCCACAGCGACCGGGTGGCGGTGGCGTGCCAGGCGCAGCTGGTGAACGTGATCGCGCCAATCCGCAGCGAGCCGGGCGGCCCGGCGTGGCGGCAGACGACGTTCCACCCGTTCGCGCTGACGTCGCGGCTGGCGCGGGGCCAGGTGCTGCGGGTGGAGACGTCGTCGCCGACGTACTCGACCCAGCGCTTCGGTGACGTCCCGGTGGTCGACTCGGTCGCCACGCACGACGAGGAGACCGGTGACACGGTGGTGTTCGTGGTCAACCGGCACCGGTCGGAGCCGGTCGACCTGACGGTGGCGCTGGCCGCGTTCGGCGACGTCGAGGTGGCCGAGGCGTGGACCGTGCACGACCCGGACGGTTCGGCCACCAACACCGAGGACGACCCGGACCGCGTCGTGCCGCGGCCGCAGACCGCCACCATCGCCGACGGCGACCTGCGCGTCGTCCTGCCGCCCGTCTCCTGGACCGCCCTGCGCCTGACCCCCACCACCTGA
- a CDS encoding ABC transporter substrate-binding protein translates to MLGTTWLAKLRGGLAACGLLAVAACGGAGGDDGGPVTVSVWAWYPEFKGVVEAFNASHPDIKVEWTNVGTGPDQYAKLKTAFTAGKGAPDVAMVEFQQIPTFIILDALVDMGEHGANDDKDLYAEWAWKQATDGEKVYAIPVDGGPMALMYRKDLFDQHGIKVPTTWAEYGEAAAKIKTVDPDGHVASFGSDGGWINGLMWQAGCRPYGYSQATAKDQVKINLTAPECRKVFDFYGDLVDRGLMAKDPFFTADATAALDSGKYWTWAAAGWTPGYVAGSLKNTAGKWAVAPMPQWTAGADEQGDWGGSTFTVTKQAKNPKAATTVARELFGKSKAAWDIGLNKAFLYPLVKDVAADPAFTGKAYEFFNGQKVNEIFVPVSEKLGEFQYTPFQDFVFGELNDRSAEAMSGSRPWSTVLEETQKNVVAYAEQQGFKVSE, encoded by the coding sequence ATGCTCGGCACCACATGGTTGGCGAAACTCCGAGGGGGGCTCGCCGCCTGCGGCCTGCTCGCCGTGGCCGCGTGCGGCGGGGCCGGCGGCGACGACGGCGGACCCGTGACGGTGTCCGTCTGGGCGTGGTACCCGGAGTTCAAGGGGGTGGTCGAGGCCTTCAACGCCTCGCACCCGGACATCAAGGTCGAGTGGACCAACGTCGGCACCGGACCGGACCAGTACGCCAAGCTCAAGACCGCGTTCACCGCCGGCAAGGGCGCGCCGGACGTGGCGATGGTGGAGTTCCAGCAGATCCCCACGTTCATCATCCTCGACGCCCTGGTCGACATGGGTGAGCACGGCGCCAACGACGACAAGGACCTCTACGCCGAGTGGGCGTGGAAGCAGGCCACCGACGGCGAGAAGGTCTACGCGATCCCGGTCGACGGCGGCCCGATGGCGCTGATGTACCGCAAGGACCTCTTCGACCAGCACGGCATCAAGGTGCCGACCACCTGGGCCGAGTACGGCGAGGCCGCCGCGAAGATCAAGACCGTGGACCCGGACGGGCACGTCGCCAGCTTCGGCAGCGACGGCGGCTGGATCAACGGCCTGATGTGGCAGGCGGGCTGCCGGCCCTACGGCTACTCGCAGGCCACCGCCAAGGACCAGGTGAAGATCAACCTCACCGCGCCGGAGTGCCGGAAGGTCTTCGACTTCTACGGCGACCTGGTCGACAGGGGCCTGATGGCCAAGGACCCGTTCTTCACCGCCGACGCCACCGCCGCGCTGGACTCGGGCAAGTACTGGACCTGGGCCGCGGCCGGCTGGACCCCCGGCTACGTCGCGGGCTCGCTGAAGAACACGGCGGGCAAGTGGGCGGTCGCCCCGATGCCGCAGTGGACCGCGGGCGCCGACGAGCAGGGCGACTGGGGCGGCTCCACGTTCACCGTGACCAAGCAGGCCAAGAACCCGAAGGCGGCCACCACCGTGGCGCGCGAGCTGTTCGGCAAGTCCAAGGCCGCCTGGGACATCGGGTTGAACAAGGCGTTCCTCTACCCGCTGGTCAAGGACGTGGCGGCGGACCCGGCGTTCACCGGCAAGGCCTACGAGTTCTTCAACGGCCAGAAGGTGAACGAGATCTTCGTGCCGGTGTCGGAGAAGCTCGGCGAGTTCCAGTACACGCCGTTCCAGGACTTCGTGTTCGGCGAGCTGAACGACCGCAGCGCCGAGGCCATGTCGGGCAGCAGGCCGTGGAGCACGGTGCTGGAGGAGACGCAGAAGAACGTCGTCGCCTACGCCGAGCAGCAGGGCTTCAAGGTCAGCGAGTAG
- a CDS encoding ATP-binding cassette domain-containing protein produces the protein MSKATRTDGRSPEPHLADRHDLIRVQGARVNNLKDISVEIPKRRLTVFTGVSGSGKSSLVFGTIAAESQRMINETYSAFVQGFMPTLARPEVDVLDGLTTAIIVDQERLGANPRSTVGTVTDANAMLRILFSRLGTPHIGPPNAYAFNVPSVKASGAITVERGGRTKAEKATFNRLGGMCPRCEGMGSVNDFDLTALYDDSKSLNEGALTIPGYSMDGWYGRIYRGCGFFDPDKPIRKYTKKELHDLLHKEPTKIKVDGVNLTYSGLIPQIQKSYLSKDVDAMQPHIRAFVERAVTFTTCPECGGTRLAEEALASKIKGKNIADLCEMQISDLAQWVRDLDEPSVAPLLVTLRRALDSFVDIGLGYLSLDRPSGTLSGGEAQRTKMIRHLGSSLTDVTYVFDEPTIGLHPHDIERMNELLLRLRDKGNTVLVVEHKPEVIAIADHVVDLGPKAGTGGGEVVFEGTVEGLRASDTLTGRHLDDRASLKASVRTPSGALEVRGADTHNLRDVDVDIPLGVLCVLTGVAGSGKSSLVHGSVAGRDGVVVIDQGAIRGSRRSNPATYTGLLEPIRKAFAKANGVKPALFSSNSEGACPTCNGAGVIYTELGVMATVETTCEDCEGKRFQASVLEYELGGRNIAEVLAMSAVEAEAFFGTGDARVPAAHKVLDRLVDVGLGYLSLGQPLTTLSGGERQRLKLAAQMAEKGEVYVLDEPTTGLHLADVRQLLGLLDRLVDSGKSVIVIEHHQAVMAHADWIIDLGPGAGHDGGRIVFEGTPADLVAERATLTGEHLSAYVTP, from the coding sequence ATGAGCAAGGCCACCAGGACGGACGGGCGGTCGCCCGAGCCGCACCTCGCCGACCGCCACGACCTGATCCGCGTGCAGGGCGCGCGCGTGAACAACCTCAAGGACATCAGCGTCGAGATCCCGAAACGCCGGCTGACGGTGTTCACCGGCGTGTCCGGCTCGGGCAAGAGCTCGCTGGTGTTCGGCACCATCGCCGCCGAGTCGCAGCGGATGATCAACGAGACCTACAGCGCGTTCGTGCAGGGCTTCATGCCCACGCTGGCGCGGCCCGAGGTCGACGTGCTCGACGGGCTGACGACGGCGATCATCGTCGACCAGGAGCGGCTGGGCGCGAACCCGCGCTCGACGGTCGGCACCGTCACCGACGCCAACGCCATGCTGCGCATCCTGTTCAGCAGGCTCGGCACGCCGCACATCGGCCCGCCCAACGCCTACGCGTTCAACGTGCCGTCGGTCAAGGCCAGCGGCGCGATCACGGTCGAGCGCGGCGGCAGGACCAAGGCCGAGAAGGCGACGTTCAACCGGCTCGGCGGCATGTGCCCGCGCTGCGAGGGCATGGGCTCGGTCAACGACTTCGACCTGACCGCGCTCTACGACGACAGCAAGTCGCTCAACGAGGGCGCGCTCACCATCCCCGGCTACAGCATGGACGGCTGGTACGGCCGCATCTACCGCGGTTGCGGCTTCTTCGACCCGGACAAGCCGATCCGCAAGTACACCAAGAAGGAACTGCACGACCTCCTCCACAAAGAACCGACCAAGATCAAGGTCGACGGGGTCAACCTGACCTACTCGGGGCTGATCCCGCAGATCCAGAAGTCGTACCTGTCCAAGGACGTCGACGCGATGCAGCCGCACATCCGCGCGTTCGTGGAGCGGGCGGTGACGTTCACGACCTGTCCCGAGTGCGGCGGCACGCGGCTGGCCGAGGAAGCCCTCGCGTCCAAGATCAAGGGCAAGAACATCGCCGACCTGTGCGAGATGCAGATCAGCGACCTGGCCCAGTGGGTGCGCGACCTCGACGAGCCGTCGGTGGCGCCGCTGCTCGTGACGCTGCGGCGGGCGCTCGACTCGTTCGTGGACATCGGGCTCGGCTACCTCTCGCTCGACCGGCCCTCCGGCACGCTGTCCGGCGGCGAGGCGCAGCGCACCAAGATGATCCGCCACCTCGGCTCGTCGCTCACCGACGTCACCTACGTCTTCGACGAACCCACCATCGGGCTGCACCCGCACGACATCGAGCGGATGAACGAGCTGCTGCTCCGGTTGCGGGACAAGGGCAACACCGTGCTGGTGGTCGAGCACAAACCCGAGGTGATCGCGATCGCCGACCACGTGGTCGACCTCGGTCCCAAGGCGGGCACCGGCGGCGGCGAGGTGGTGTTCGAGGGGACCGTCGAAGGGCTGCGCGCCAGTGACACCCTCACCGGGCGGCACCTGGACGACCGGGCGTCGTTGAAGGCGTCGGTGCGGACGCCGTCCGGCGCGCTGGAGGTGCGTGGCGCCGACACCCACAACCTGCGTGACGTGGACGTCGACATCCCGCTCGGCGTGCTCTGCGTGCTCACCGGCGTGGCCGGGTCCGGCAAGAGCTCGCTGGTGCACGGCTCGGTGGCCGGCCGCGACGGCGTGGTGGTGATCGACCAGGGCGCGATCCGCGGCTCGCGGCGCAGCAACCCGGCCACGTACACCGGCCTGCTCGAACCGATCCGCAAGGCGTTCGCCAAGGCCAACGGCGTGAAGCCGGCGTTGTTCAGCTCCAACTCCGAGGGCGCCTGCCCCACGTGCAACGGCGCGGGCGTCATCTACACCGAGCTGGGCGTGATGGCGACCGTCGAGACCACGTGCGAGGACTGCGAGGGCAAGCGGTTCCAGGCGTCCGTGCTGGAGTACGAGCTGGGCGGGCGGAACATCGCCGAGGTGCTCGCGATGTCCGCGGTCGAGGCGGAGGCGTTCTTCGGGACGGGTGACGCGCGGGTGCCGGCCGCGCACAAGGTCCTCGACCGGCTGGTGGACGTCGGCCTCGGCTACCTGTCGCTGGGGCAGCCGCTGACCACGTTGTCCGGCGGTGAGCGGCAGCGGCTGAAGCTGGCCGCGCAGATGGCCGAGAAGGGCGAGGTCTACGTCCTCGACGAGCCGACCACCGGCCTGCACCTGGCCGACGTCCGGCAGCTGCTCGGCCTGCTGGACCGGCTGGTCGACTCGGGCAAGTCGGTCATCGTCATCGAGCACCACCAGGCGGTCATGGCGCACGCCGACTGGATCATCGACCTCGGTCCCGGCGCGGGCCACGACGGCGGCCGGATCGTCTTCGAGGGCACGCCCGCCGACCTGGTCGCCGAGCGCGCCACCCTGACCGGCGAACACCTCTCCGCCTACGTCACCCCCTGA
- a CDS encoding sensor histidine kinase: MSRFRSLRFGVTVVATVVIALPLLGIAAVASVFLRDQAMRFDTAANKITVICLSGSLSADASGAANRRTSGTVSLGEECAVGEHEIAITSKRIGDHSVPGLADTDRVVFYEARYSSAAEIPQLSLWPFTDPLAIDARQLTDTGETSPSRPAAGLSQWWRDDLVAAQATLNGRVLGLVGGALLLTGLFAFVVWFATGRVLRPVEAIRREVADITGHDLSRRVPVPGTRNEIARLAGTVNTTLDRLQAAVEENRRFVADASHELRSPIAALRAELEIAHAHPDLTGWRAVVDGALQDTFRLQHLADDLLTLARLDHAPATASTEPVDLAGLVRAETDRHRSRHAVTTEVADRPVHVRGSRALLARLLGNLLDNAERHAGTRIAVRLAVVDQVALLDVVDDGPGIPPEDRERVFERFTRLDDARTRETGGAGLGLPIARRIARLHRGTLDVSDAPDHDGARFTAVLPLDPA; this comes from the coding sequence GTGAGCCGGTTCCGGTCGTTGCGGTTCGGCGTGACGGTGGTGGCGACGGTGGTGATCGCGCTGCCGCTGCTCGGGATTGCCGCCGTGGCCTCGGTGTTCCTGCGCGACCAGGCGATGCGGTTCGACACCGCGGCGAACAAGATCACCGTCATCTGCCTGTCCGGCTCGCTCAGCGCCGACGCCTCGGGCGCGGCGAACCGGCGGACCTCCGGCACGGTGTCGCTGGGCGAGGAGTGCGCGGTCGGCGAGCACGAGATCGCGATCACCTCGAAGCGGATCGGGGACCACTCCGTCCCGGGCCTCGCGGACACCGACCGGGTCGTGTTCTACGAGGCGCGGTACAGCTCCGCGGCGGAGATACCGCAGCTGTCGCTGTGGCCGTTCACCGATCCGCTCGCCATCGACGCCCGGCAGCTGACCGACACCGGCGAGACGAGCCCGAGCAGACCCGCGGCGGGCCTGTCCCAGTGGTGGCGGGACGACCTGGTCGCGGCGCAGGCGACGCTGAACGGCCGGGTGCTGGGCCTGGTCGGCGGCGCGCTGCTGCTCACCGGCCTGTTCGCGTTCGTGGTGTGGTTCGCCACGGGCCGGGTGCTGCGGCCGGTCGAGGCCATCCGGCGGGAGGTCGCCGACATCACCGGGCACGACCTGTCCCGCCGGGTGCCCGTGCCGGGCACGCGCAACGAGATCGCCCGCCTGGCCGGCACGGTGAACACCACGCTGGACCGGTTGCAGGCGGCCGTGGAGGAGAACCGGCGCTTCGTCGCCGACGCGTCGCACGAGCTGCGCAGCCCGATCGCGGCGTTGCGGGCCGAGCTGGAGATCGCGCACGCCCACCCGGACCTGACCGGTTGGCGGGCCGTGGTGGACGGCGCCCTCCAGGACACCTTCCGCCTGCAACACCTGGCCGACGATTTGCTGACGCTCGCCCGGCTCGACCACGCGCCCGCCACCGCCTCGACCGAACCGGTCGACCTGGCCGGGCTGGTGCGCGCGGAAACCGACCGCCACCGCTCCCGCCACGCCGTGACGACCGAAGTGGCCGACCGGCCCGTCCACGTGCGCGGCAGCCGGGCCCTGCTGGCCCGGCTGCTCGGCAACCTGCTGGACAACGCCGAGCGGCACGCCGGCACCCGGATCGCCGTCCGGCTGGCGGTGGTGGACCAGGTCGCGCTGCTCGACGTGGTGGACGACGGCCCCGGCATCCCGCCCGAGGACCGCGAACGCGTCTTCGAGCGCTTCACGCGCCTGGACGACGCCCGCACCAGGGAGACCGGTGGCGCGGGCCTCGGCCTGCCCATCGCGCGCCGGATCGCCCGGCTCCACCGCGGCACGCTCGACGTGTCCGACGCGCCGGACCACGACGGCGCCCGCTTCACCGCCGTCCTGCCGCTCGACCCGGCCTAA
- a CDS encoding carbohydrate ABC transporter permease, producing MTLGKTDNRPRLNTRLPHLLMGVGILYFLVPLLWVLVAATKSQPDLLDSPALWFAEVNLFENIGLLFREDDGAYGKWLVNTALYSGLSAVGATVLAAAAGYGLARFQFPGKRLFETALLGMIMVPATALVLPTYLILSEVELVDTMWAVILPSLLSPFGAYLIRVYVDESVPVELIDAARIDRAGELRIFWQIAVPMMRPALVTVFLFTLVATWNNYFLPLVMLSDSDLYPLTVGLTTWFNTAQQEAGTRMLFNLVVTGSLLAIVPLIVAFVLLQRFWRSGAAAGALK from the coding sequence ATGACCCTCGGCAAAACCGACAACCGGCCCAGGCTGAACACCCGGCTCCCGCACCTGCTGATGGGCGTCGGCATCCTGTACTTCCTCGTCCCGCTGCTCTGGGTGCTCGTCGCGGCCACCAAGAGCCAGCCCGACCTGCTCGACAGCCCCGCGCTGTGGTTCGCCGAGGTCAACCTGTTCGAGAACATCGGGCTGCTGTTCCGCGAGGACGACGGCGCCTACGGCAAGTGGCTGGTCAACACCGCGCTGTACTCCGGTCTGAGCGCGGTGGGCGCGACGGTCCTCGCGGCGGCGGCGGGCTACGGCCTGGCCCGGTTCCAGTTCCCGGGCAAGAGGCTGTTCGAGACCGCCCTGCTGGGCATGATCATGGTGCCGGCCACCGCGCTGGTGCTGCCGACGTACCTGATCCTCTCCGAGGTGGAGCTCGTCGACACGATGTGGGCGGTCATCCTGCCGTCGCTGCTCAGCCCGTTCGGCGCATACCTCATCCGGGTGTACGTGGACGAGAGCGTGCCGGTGGAGCTGATCGACGCCGCCCGCATCGACCGGGCGGGCGAGCTGCGCATCTTCTGGCAGATCGCGGTGCCGATGATGCGGCCCGCCCTCGTCACCGTGTTCCTGTTCACCCTCGTCGCGACCTGGAACAACTACTTCCTGCCGCTGGTGATGCTCAGCGACAGCGACCTGTACCCCCTTACCGTGGGTCTGACCACCTGGTTCAACACCGCCCAGCAGGAGGCAGGCACCCGGATGCTGTTCAACCTCGTGGTGACCGGCTCACTGCTGGCCATCGTCCCGCTCATCGTCGCCTTCGTCCTGCTGCAGCGCTTCTGGCGCAGCGGCGCGGCGGCAGGCGCCCTGAAGTAG
- a CDS encoding LacI family DNA-binding transcriptional regulator, which produces MRDATLRDVAELAGVSARTVSNVVNGYAKVTERTREKVERAIAELGYRPNVLARNLANGRSGQIAVVVPYLDTPYFAELLQAIIPRARERGYNVLIDQTDGDPAHERELIRRGARALLFDGMIFSPLGLAQEDLDDGDPALPLVVLGERTSNGTFDHVGIDDVAASREATAHLIGLGRRRIAAIGDQPYPTGEAAQLRTLGYRQAHAEAGLPVDESLIIHTPRFNRADGSGAMRLLLDRADPPDAVFCYSDLVALGALHEVLERGLRVPEDIALIGYDDIEEGRYSNPTISTISPDKVTIATTAVDRLLARIGSPEPLPGVEVRAEHKLIARQSTLGRAPR; this is translated from the coding sequence ATGCGCGACGCCACGCTGCGTGACGTAGCAGAGCTCGCGGGTGTGTCCGCGCGGACGGTCTCGAACGTGGTCAACGGCTACGCCAAGGTCACCGAGCGGACCCGGGAGAAGGTGGAGCGTGCCATCGCCGAACTGGGCTACCGGCCCAACGTGCTGGCCCGCAACCTGGCCAACGGCCGGTCCGGGCAGATCGCGGTGGTCGTGCCGTACCTGGACACGCCCTACTTCGCGGAGCTGTTGCAGGCGATCATCCCGAGGGCTCGCGAGCGCGGGTACAACGTGCTGATCGACCAGACCGACGGCGACCCGGCGCACGAGCGCGAGCTGATCCGGCGCGGGGCGCGGGCGCTGCTGTTCGACGGCATGATCTTCAGCCCGCTCGGGCTGGCGCAGGAGGACCTGGACGACGGCGACCCCGCGCTGCCGCTGGTCGTGCTGGGCGAGCGGACGTCCAACGGCACGTTCGACCACGTGGGCATCGACGACGTGGCGGCGTCACGGGAAGCCACCGCGCACCTGATCGGCCTGGGCAGGCGGCGGATCGCGGCCATCGGCGACCAGCCGTACCCGACCGGGGAGGCGGCGCAGCTGCGCACGCTCGGCTACCGGCAGGCCCACGCCGAGGCCGGGTTGCCGGTGGACGAGTCGTTGATAATCCACACCCCGAGGTTCAACCGGGCCGACGGCTCCGGCGCGATGCGGCTGCTGCTGGACCGGGCCGACCCGCCGGACGCCGTGTTCTGCTACAGCGACCTGGTCGCGCTCGGCGCGCTGCACGAGGTGCTGGAACGCGGCCTGCGCGTGCCCGAGGACATCGCCCTCATCGGGTACGACGACATCGAGGAAGGCCGTTACTCCAACCCGACGATCAGCACCATCTCGCCGGACAAGGTGACCATAGCGACCACGGCGGTGGACCGGCTGCTCGCGCGCATCGGCAGCCCCGAGCCGTTGCCGGGCGTCGAGGTGCGCGCCGAGCACAAGCTGATCGCCCGCCAGAGCACCCTGGGCCGCGCTCCACGGTGA
- a CDS encoding response regulator transcription factor, with amino-acid sequence MRVLVVEDDRRLAELLSRGLTAEGFAVDLEHDGRDGLWRAAEHAYEVIVLDVMLPSLNGYRVCERLRATGVWTPILMLTAKDGELDEAEGLDTGADDYLTKPFSYVVLVARLRALVRRGGVARPTVLRAGDLELDPALRACRRRGVPIPLTAREFAVLEFLVRHRDQVVTKTEIIQGVWDSAHDPDPNLVEVYVSTLRRKVDAPFGRRSITTVRGVGYCVRGDDR; translated from the coding sequence ATGCGGGTACTGGTGGTCGAGGACGACCGGCGATTGGCCGAACTGCTCAGCCGCGGCCTCACCGCGGAAGGATTCGCGGTCGACCTGGAGCACGACGGCCGCGACGGGCTGTGGCGGGCCGCCGAGCACGCCTACGAGGTGATCGTGCTCGACGTGATGCTACCGTCCCTGAACGGCTACCGCGTGTGCGAGCGGCTGCGCGCGACCGGTGTGTGGACGCCGATCCTCATGCTCACGGCCAAGGACGGCGAGCTCGACGAGGCCGAGGGCCTCGACACCGGTGCGGACGACTACCTGACCAAGCCGTTCTCCTACGTCGTCCTGGTGGCCCGGCTGCGCGCGCTCGTCCGTCGCGGCGGGGTGGCGCGGCCGACCGTGCTGCGCGCGGGCGACCTCGAGCTGGACCCGGCGCTGCGCGCCTGCCGCCGCCGCGGCGTGCCGATCCCGTTGACCGCCAGGGAGTTCGCGGTGCTGGAGTTCCTGGTGCGCCACCGCGACCAGGTGGTCACCAAGACCGAGATCATCCAGGGCGTGTGGGACTCGGCGCACGACCCGGACCCGAACCTGGTCGAGGTCTACGTCTCCACCCTGCGGCGCAAGGTCGACGCGCCGTTCGGACGGCGCAGCATCACCACCGTCCGGGGTGTCGGGTACTGCGTGCGGGGTGACGACCGGTGA
- a CDS encoding carbohydrate ABC transporter permease — MTRSTSIAAPEADDPPLAPVESRARRRSRRVTAHPVAGMLFVLPFFLVVVAFLVVPLGYAFWLSLSSRSLALGTRFSGIDNYVRAFTDPLLLDGLLRVVLFGLVQIPVMLGIALAGALVLDAVTTKFALAFRLIAFMPYAVPAVVGALMWGFLYSRTFGPFADLPTLVGGDPIDFFSTSLLLVSLGNIVTWAWTGYNMIILYSALQGVPREMYEAAVIDGATPVQVALRVKVPAIKQAITLAAIFTVIGTMQFFTEPQIMARFAPQISAGYTPNLYAYNQAFAYSDFHYSAALSFALGFLVFVVAYAFVIVNNRRRGKRA; from the coding sequence GTGACGCGGTCCACGTCGATCGCGGCGCCCGAGGCCGACGACCCGCCGCTCGCGCCGGTCGAGTCCCGCGCGCGGCGCCGGTCGCGCCGGGTCACCGCGCACCCGGTGGCCGGGATGCTGTTCGTCCTGCCGTTCTTCCTCGTCGTCGTCGCGTTCCTGGTGGTGCCGCTGGGCTACGCGTTCTGGCTCAGCCTGTCCAGCCGGAGCCTCGCGCTCGGCACGCGGTTCAGCGGCATCGACAACTACGTGCGCGCGTTCACCGACCCGCTGCTGCTCGACGGCCTGCTGCGGGTCGTCCTCTTCGGACTCGTGCAGATCCCGGTCATGCTCGGCATCGCGCTGGCGGGCGCGCTCGTGCTGGACGCCGTGACCACGAAGTTCGCCCTGGCGTTCCGGCTCATCGCGTTCATGCCCTACGCGGTGCCCGCCGTCGTCGGCGCGCTCATGTGGGGTTTCCTCTACAGCCGCACGTTCGGCCCGTTCGCCGACCTGCCGACGCTGGTCGGCGGCGACCCGATCGACTTCTTCAGCACCTCGCTGCTGCTGGTGTCGCTGGGCAACATCGTGACGTGGGCGTGGACCGGCTACAACATGATCATCCTGTACTCGGCGCTGCAGGGCGTGCCGCGCGAGATGTACGAGGCCGCGGTGATCGACGGCGCCACGCCGGTGCAGGTCGCGCTGCGGGTCAAGGTGCCCGCGATCAAGCAGGCCATCACGCTGGCCGCGATCTTCACCGTCATCGGCACCATGCAGTTCTTCACCGAACCGCAGATCATGGCCCGGTTCGCGCCCCAGATCTCGGCCGGCTACACGCCGAACCTCTACGCCTACAACCAGGCGTTCGCCTACTCGGACTTCCACTACTCCGCCGCGCTGTCCTTCGCGCTCGGCTTCCTGGTGTTCGTCGTGGCCTACGCGTTCGTGATCGTCAACAACCGCAGGCGGGGGAAGCGCGCATGA